In Populus nigra chromosome 1, ddPopNigr1.1, whole genome shotgun sequence, one genomic interval encodes:
- the LOC133681097 gene encoding protein LNK3 yields MEWYSGSGIDDFVVPEDREVYDRLPSPESWSKWCADASESHEFSNKRFLMDSKLTGEELKFNGEILSKEVESFYNGKDQSSGSSISGRLSEESLPQTALSCDQPDYQLDDLSEIEQLDEFFLSSFLEDLPRNENLNSSFCFSAEAECGMVSADNRFTDTMSDLQSISNDAHGMGSSKYLKTHAFSPSLSWEEGEVAASHFNPCNSDQKDLAPVKASLVNVLVPSEHDSMIGLVDEETSLQQSALQELEMVMAQLNDKTRICFRDALYRLASNSKQHPIKQDQNGDVSMETPGTGEDEKMGSGGKTTIEMETNAIDRAIANLMFCKMDLNMRDFPVSAPVNSKQGISRETKPLNCRWNEPQVHDLPSYPSFRGDAEVPILGHGYRQIRANPGKHM; encoded by the exons ATGGAGTGGTATTCTGGAAGTGGTATTGATGATTTTGTGGTTCCAGAGGATCGAGAAGTATATGATAGGCTTCCATCACCAGAGAGTTGGTCGAAATGGTGTGCAGATGCATCAGAAAGTCATGAGTTTTCTAACAAACGCTTTCTTATGGATTCAAAATTGACTGGGGAGGAACTCAAATTCAATGGTGAAATTTTGAGTAAAGAAGTTGAAAGTTTCTACAATGGTAAAGATCAGTCTAGTGGTTCAAGCATCAGTGGAAGATTATCTGAAGAGTCACTTCCCCAGACTGCTCTTTCATGTGACCAGCCAGATTACCAGCTTGATGATCTTTCAGAAATCGAACAACTGGATGAATTTTTCCT GAGTTCCTTTCTCGAGGATCTACCCAGGAATGAAAATCTTAACAGCTCATTTTGCTTTTCTGCCGAAGCAGAATGTGGCATGGTATCTGCTGACAATCGCTTCACAGACACAATGTCAGATTTGCAAAGTATCTCGAATGATGCACATGGCATGGGAAGCTCAAAGTATCTCAAAACACATGCATTTTCTCCATCATTAAGTTGGGAGGAAGGTGAAGTTGCTGCTTCACACTTCAATCCATGCAACTCAGACCAAAAGGATTTGGCACCGGTAAAG gcATCGCTGGTTAATGTCTTGGTCCCTTCTGAGCATGATAGTATGATTGGACTTGTTGACGAGGAAACATCTCTTCAACAATCTGCGCTACAGGAGCTAGAAATGGTTATGGCCCAG ttaaATGATAAGACTAGAATTTGCTTTCGTGATGCCTTGTACCGGCTAGCCAGCAATTCAAAGCAACATCCAATAAAACAGGACCAAAATGGAGACGTGTCCATGGAAACACCGGGTACCGGTGAAGATGAGAAAATGGG GTCTGGTGGAAAGACGACAATCGAAATGGAGACCAACGCCATTGACAGAGCCATTGCAAATCTCATGTTCTGTAAGATGGACCTAAACATGCGAGATTTTCCTGTCTCAGCACCAGTAAATTCCAAGCAAGGAATTTCCAGAGAAACAAAACCCCTAAATTGCCGCTGGAATGAGCCTCAAGTCCACGATCTCCCTTCCTATCCAAGTTTCCGAGGTGATGCTGAGGTCCCAATCCTTGGTCATGGATATCGACAGATAAGAGCAAATCCAGGCAAGCATATGTGA
- the LOC133690081 gene encoding protein MIZU-KUSSEI 1-like, translated as MPTPPSTPPYPLTPVQTRSRSPSTFPSPPTSPSSGMTNPMSPIQPAMSLHQPNGKKGSSKHNKIFRRVRAVFRSFPIITPACKIPVSLHGNRLHDGHVGGTRMTGTLFGHRKARVSLAIQESPGSLPILLLELTIPTGKLLQDMGVGLVRIALECEKKANDKTKIEDEPIWTLFCNGRKCGYAVKREPTDEDLNVMQTLRVVSMGAGVIPTGDGADQPADGELTYMRAFFERVAGSKDSETYYMLNPDGNNGPELSLFFVRI; from the coding sequence ATGCCAACCCCGCCATCAACCCCACCATATCCTCTCACGCCGGTACAGACTCGGTCCCGGTCGCCATCGACCTTTCCATCTCCCCCAACCTCCCCGTCTTCTGGAATGACGAACCCAATGTCTCCAATCCAGCCTGCTATGTCCCTCCATCAACCAAATGGCAAGAAAGGTTCATCAAAGCACAATAAGATATTCCGCCGTGTCCGGGCTGTTTTCCGGTCATTCCCTATCATCACTCCAGCATGCAAGATCCCCGTCTCGCTCCACGGAAACCGCCTCCATGACGGGCACGTTGGTGGGACCCGCATGACCGGAACCCTGTTTGGGCATCGGAAAGCTAGGGTTAGTCTTGCCATCCAAGAAAGCCCCGGGTCCCTACCTATTTTATTGCTTGAACTCACAATTCCCACAGGAAAACTCCTTCAAGATATGGGAGTGGGGCTTGTTAGGATTGCCTTGGAATGCGAGAAGAAGGCAAATGATAAGACGAAGATTGAGGACGAGCCGATATGGACATTGTTTTGTAATGGTAGAAAGTGTGGTTATGCGGTCAAGAGAGAGCCAACCGATGAAGATTTAAATGTAATGCAAACCTTGCGTGTTGTCTCAATGGGAGCTGGTGTAATACCTACAGGAGATGGAGCAGATCAGCCTGCAGATGGAGAATTAACGTACATGCGAGCATTCTTTGAACGTGTGGCAGGGTCCAAAGACTCAGAGACCTATTATATGTTGAATCCTGATGGAAACAATGGACCAGAACTAAGCTTATTCTTCGTCAGGATTTGA
- the LOC133688435 gene encoding probable choline kinase 2 isoform X2 has product MTNEVFQIKWPTKTQNMSRKVVVRIYGEGVEVFFDRDTEILTFEFMSKQGQGPRLLGRFSNGRIEEFIHARTLSASDLHDPDISALIAAKMKEFHGLEMPGPKDISLWHRLRYWLKTAKSLCTPEEAKDFRLDSIEDEISLIEKELSGDQSIGFCHNDLQYGNIMIDEETRSITIIDYEYASYNPIAFDIANHFCEMTADYHTDTPHILDYSKYPGLEERQRFLHLYLSSSGGLPSDIELEQLLENVEKYKLASHLFWGLWGIISEHVNEIDFDYMEYARQRFEQYCLRKPALLGSSGTTPDVALTDGNYSI; this is encoded by the exons ATGACCAATGAGGTTTTCCAAATAAAGTGGCCTACAAAGACACAGAATATGTCGCGTAAGGTTGTAGTCAGGATCTATGGTGAAGGAGTGGAGGTGTTTTTTGATCGAGACACTGAGATTCTTACGTTTGAGTTCATGTCGAAGCAAGGGCAGGGACCTCGTTTACTTGGGCGGTTCTCAAATGGACGGATTGAAGAGTTCATCCATGCACGG ACACTATCAGCCTCTGATCTGCATGATCCAGATATATCTGCTCTTATAGCAGCTAAAATGAAGGAGTTTCATGGTCTTGAGATGCCAGGTCCAAAGGATATCTCTCTGTGGCACAGATTGcg ATATTGGCTCAAAACAGCTAAGAGTTTGTGTACTCCAGAAGAAGCTAAAGACTTTCGCTTGGATTCCATTGAGGATGAAATTTCCTTAATTGAAAAGGAACTCTCAGGAGATCAAAGTATAGGGTTTTGCCATAATGATTTACAATATGGCAACATAATGATTGATGAAGAGACAAGATCAATAACTATAATT GACTATGAGTATGCAAGTTACAACCCTATTGCTTTTGATATAGCAAACCACTTCTGTGAGATGACTGCTGACTATCATACAGATACACCCCATATTTTGGACTATAGTAAATACCCTG GTTTGGAGGAGCGTCAAAGATTTCTTCACTTATATCTGAGTTCCTCAG GTGGTCTACCTAGTGACATTGAATTGGAGCAGCTGCTCGAAAATGTTGAGAAGTATAAGCTTGCGAGCCATCTTTTTTGGGGATTATGGGGGATAATATCG gaACATGTCAACGAAATTGACTTTGACTACATGGAATACGCAAGGCAGAGGTTTGAACAGTACTGTTTAAGGAAGCCTGCTTTATTGGGTTCTTCAGGAACCACCCCTGATGTAGCTTTGACTGATGGTAATTATAGTATCTAA
- the LOC133688435 gene encoding probable choline kinase 2 isoform X1: MGPVENPVNNKEYRIPGEAKEMLKSLASKWEDIDDANSLQVIPLKGAMTNEVFQIKWPTKTQNMSRKVVVRIYGEGVEVFFDRDTEILTFEFMSKQGQGPRLLGRFSNGRIEEFIHARTLSASDLHDPDISALIAAKMKEFHGLEMPGPKDISLWHRLRYWLKTAKSLCTPEEAKDFRLDSIEDEISLIEKELSGDQSIGFCHNDLQYGNIMIDEETRSITIIDYEYASYNPIAFDIANHFCEMTADYHTDTPHILDYSKYPGLEERQRFLHLYLSSSGGLPSDIELEQLLENVEKYKLASHLFWGLWGIISEHVNEIDFDYMEYARQRFEQYCLRKPALLGSSGTTPDVALTDGNYSI; the protein is encoded by the exons ATGGGTCCTGTAGAAAATCCTGTAAACAATAAAGAATATAGGATACCAGGAGAGGCAAAGGAGATGTTGAAATCGTTGGCATCCAAGTGGGAAGATATTGATGATGCAAATTCATTGCAGGTGATCCCTTTAAAGGGTGCAATGACCAATGAGGTTTTCCAAATAAAGTGGCCTACAAAGACACAGAATATGTCGCGTAAGGTTGTAGTCAGGATCTATGGTGAAGGAGTGGAGGTGTTTTTTGATCGAGACACTGAGATTCTTACGTTTGAGTTCATGTCGAAGCAAGGGCAGGGACCTCGTTTACTTGGGCGGTTCTCAAATGGACGGATTGAAGAGTTCATCCATGCACGG ACACTATCAGCCTCTGATCTGCATGATCCAGATATATCTGCTCTTATAGCAGCTAAAATGAAGGAGTTTCATGGTCTTGAGATGCCAGGTCCAAAGGATATCTCTCTGTGGCACAGATTGcg ATATTGGCTCAAAACAGCTAAGAGTTTGTGTACTCCAGAAGAAGCTAAAGACTTTCGCTTGGATTCCATTGAGGATGAAATTTCCTTAATTGAAAAGGAACTCTCAGGAGATCAAAGTATAGGGTTTTGCCATAATGATTTACAATATGGCAACATAATGATTGATGAAGAGACAAGATCAATAACTATAATT GACTATGAGTATGCAAGTTACAACCCTATTGCTTTTGATATAGCAAACCACTTCTGTGAGATGACTGCTGACTATCATACAGATACACCCCATATTTTGGACTATAGTAAATACCCTG GTTTGGAGGAGCGTCAAAGATTTCTTCACTTATATCTGAGTTCCTCAG GTGGTCTACCTAGTGACATTGAATTGGAGCAGCTGCTCGAAAATGTTGAGAAGTATAAGCTTGCGAGCCATCTTTTTTGGGGATTATGGGGGATAATATCG gaACATGTCAACGAAATTGACTTTGACTACATGGAATACGCAAGGCAGAGGTTTGAACAGTACTGTTTAAGGAAGCCTGCTTTATTGGGTTCTTCAGGAACCACCCCTGATGTAGCTTTGACTGATGGTAATTATAGTATCTAA